In Vicinamibacterales bacterium, a genomic segment contains:
- a CDS encoding PadR family transcriptional regulator → MAAPSSELLHGTLESLILKAVAGGPRHGYAIARWLEDSTGDVLQVEDGSLYPALYRMEQRGLIQASWGTSELGRKAKFYRITPAGRKRLAASTAEWARFSAAISRVLLTV, encoded by the coding sequence ATGGCGGCTCCGTCCAGCGAACTCCTCCACGGCACGCTCGAGAGCCTGATCCTCAAAGCGGTCGCCGGCGGTCCGCGCCACGGGTACGCGATCGCGCGATGGCTGGAAGACAGCACCGGCGACGTGCTGCAGGTGGAGGACGGATCGCTCTATCCGGCGCTGTATCGAATGGAACAGCGCGGACTGATTCAGGCGAGCTGGGGCACCTCCGAGCTCGGCCGGAAGGCCAAGTTCTACCGGATCACGCCGGCGGGCCGGAAGCGTCTCGCCGCGAGCACGGCGGAGTGGGCGCGCTTCTCCGCTGCCATCTCCCGGGTGCTGCTGACCGTCTAA
- the aspS gene encoding aspartate--tRNA ligase has protein sequence MSVEPLGQLARTHTCGELNLSHVGQEVVLLGWVHRVRDLGGVMFFDIRDRHGLTQAVVRDAALEEKAKRLRPEFVVAILGRVDARAPEAVNPKLKTGEVEVAAREIRLLNDARTPPFPINEETAVSEEMRLRYRYLDLRRPKLQQNMILRHKAAFAVRQYFDEQGFLEIETPILTKSTPEGARDYLVPSRVHPGEFYALPQSPQIFKQILMISGLDRYFQIAKCFRDEDLRADRQPEFTQVDLEISFATEDLVFSILEPLMGRLMALVGRDAPPFFRRMPYADAIAKYGSDKPDLRAGMELQLLSEPFAASGFALFRGAIDAGGEVRGFVIPGAARYSRKDLDNLIDEAKGLGAAALVWARHAEGAVQSPALKAAGEDTIRRALTMAGAEAGDLLVMAAGQHDPTARLLGQLRLNVAKRENRLDPNRYEFLWVVDFPMFDWREDEQRWEFMHHPFTAPLESDAARLESDPGSVRARAYDMVLNGSEIGGGSIRIHDQRIQRLVFKMLGMSDEEAKARFGFFVDALEYGTPPHGGIALGLDRICAILAGEASIREVIAFPKTAQAVDLMSGAPSTVDPRQLRELHIRPQ, from the coding sequence ATGAGCGTAGAGCCTCTCGGCCAACTGGCCCGCACGCACACGTGCGGGGAACTGAATCTTTCGCACGTCGGTCAGGAGGTCGTCCTGCTCGGCTGGGTGCATCGCGTCCGCGATCTCGGCGGCGTCATGTTCTTCGACATCCGGGACCGCCACGGCCTGACCCAGGCCGTGGTGCGCGACGCGGCGCTGGAGGAGAAGGCCAAGCGGCTCCGTCCCGAGTTCGTCGTCGCCATCCTCGGGCGGGTCGACGCCCGCGCGCCCGAAGCGGTGAATCCCAAGCTGAAGACCGGCGAGGTCGAGGTCGCGGCGCGCGAGATCCGTCTGCTGAACGACGCCAGGACGCCGCCGTTCCCGATCAACGAAGAGACCGCGGTCTCGGAAGAGATGCGGCTGCGATACCGCTACCTCGATCTGCGCCGGCCGAAGCTGCAGCAGAACATGATCCTGCGGCACAAGGCGGCGTTCGCGGTGCGCCAGTACTTCGACGAGCAGGGTTTCCTCGAGATCGAAACGCCGATCCTGACCAAGTCGACCCCGGAAGGGGCGCGCGACTACCTGGTGCCGAGCCGGGTCCACCCCGGGGAGTTCTACGCGCTGCCGCAGTCGCCGCAGATCTTCAAGCAGATCCTCATGATCTCCGGGCTGGATCGCTACTTCCAGATCGCCAAGTGCTTCCGCGACGAGGACCTGCGCGCCGACCGCCAGCCCGAGTTCACGCAGGTCGACCTCGAGATCTCGTTCGCGACCGAGGACCTCGTCTTCTCGATTCTCGAGCCGCTCATGGGACGGTTGATGGCGCTGGTCGGCCGCGACGCGCCGCCGTTCTTCCGCCGCATGCCGTACGCGGACGCGATCGCGAAGTACGGGTCCGACAAGCCGGACCTGCGCGCCGGCATGGAGCTGCAGCTGCTCTCCGAGCCCTTTGCCGCGTCAGGGTTCGCGCTGTTCCGCGGCGCGATCGACGCGGGCGGGGAGGTGCGCGGCTTCGTGATTCCGGGCGCCGCCCGCTACTCGCGCAAGGATCTCGACAACCTGATCGACGAAGCGAAGGGGCTCGGCGCCGCCGCGCTGGTCTGGGCGCGCCACGCCGAGGGCGCGGTGCAGAGTCCCGCGCTCAAAGCGGCAGGCGAGGACACGATCCGCCGCGCCCTGACGATGGCGGGCGCCGAGGCGGGGGACCTGCTGGTCATGGCCGCGGGCCAGCACGATCCGACGGCGCGCCTGCTCGGCCAGCTCCGGCTCAACGTCGCGAAGCGCGAGAACCGCCTCGACCCGAACCGCTACGAGTTCCTGTGGGTCGTCGACTTTCCCATGTTCGACTGGCGGGAAGACGAGCAGCGCTGGGAATTCATGCACCATCCGTTCACCGCGCCGCTCGAGTCGGACGCCGCCCGGCTCGAGTCGGACCCCGGCAGCGTGCGCGCGCGCGCCTACGACATGGTGCTCAACGGCAGCGAGATCGGCGGCGGCAGCATCCGGATCCACGATCAGCGGATTCAGCGGCTCGTCTTCAAGATGCTCGGCATGTCGGACGAGGAAGCGAAGGCGCGATTCGGCTTCTTCGTGGATGCGCTCGAATACGGCACCCCGCCGCACGGCGGGATCGCGCTGGGCCTCGATCGCATCTGCGCCATCCTCGCCGGCGAGGCGTCGATCCGGGAAGTGATCGCGTTCCCCAAGACGGCACAAGCCGTGGATCTGATGTCGGGCGCGCCGTCGACGGTCGATCCGCGCCAGCTGCGGGAGCTGCACATCCGCCCGCAGTGA
- a CDS encoding PhoH family protein, which translates to MPTSAIRKIQIPDEGAESLFGTYDENLKQLETQFGVRIRTSGNELIVEGEPADVARAEKVLDQLSSLMRGGYRLGKGDVRTAATLVAQDENVELAEYFLRSTTKAAGGKRQVTPKSVNQKRYLDAIEAHDIVFGIGPAGTGKTYLAMAQAVSFLLAKRVSRIILARPAVEAGEKLGFLPGDLQEKVNPYLRPLYDALYDMMEMERAERLLERGTIEVAPIAFMRGRTLNDAFVILDEAQNTTSEQMKMFLTRLGFGSKAVITGDVTQIDLPTGRTSGLTEAMKVVGNIEGIAFVHFDDKDVVRHALVQHIVKAYEAYSGPRQ; encoded by the coding sequence TTGCCCACTTCAGCGATACGCAAGATTCAGATTCCCGACGAGGGGGCTGAATCCCTGTTCGGCACCTACGACGAGAACCTCAAGCAGCTCGAAACGCAGTTCGGCGTCCGCATCCGCACCAGCGGGAACGAGCTGATCGTCGAGGGGGAGCCCGCCGACGTCGCCCGCGCGGAGAAGGTGCTCGACCAACTGTCCAGCTTGATGCGCGGGGGCTACCGCCTCGGGAAGGGCGACGTGCGTACCGCCGCGACGCTCGTGGCGCAGGACGAAAACGTCGAGCTCGCCGAGTATTTCCTGCGATCGACGACCAAGGCCGCGGGCGGCAAGCGCCAGGTCACGCCGAAGTCCGTCAACCAGAAGCGTTACCTCGACGCGATCGAAGCCCACGACATCGTGTTCGGCATCGGCCCTGCCGGCACGGGTAAGACTTACCTGGCGATGGCGCAGGCGGTCTCGTTCCTGCTCGCCAAGCGGGTCAGCCGGATCATCCTCGCCCGCCCTGCGGTGGAAGCCGGGGAGAAGCTCGGGTTCCTGCCCGGCGACCTGCAGGAGAAGGTGAACCCGTACCTGCGTCCGCTCTACGACGCGCTCTACGACATGATGGAGATGGAGCGCGCCGAGCGGCTGCTCGAGCGCGGCACCATCGAGGTCGCGCCCATCGCCTTCATGCGCGGCCGCACCCTCAACGACGCGTTCGTGATCCTCGACGAGGCGCAGAACACGACGTCCGAGCAGATGAAGATGTTCCTGACCCGTCTCGGCTTCGGCTCGAAGGCGGTGATCACGGGAGACGTGACGCAGATCGATCTGCCGACCGGTCGCACCTCCGGCCTCACCGAGGCGATGAAGGTGGTGGGCAACATCGAGGGGATCGCGTTCGTGCACTTCGACGACAAGGACGTGGTGCGTCACGCGCTCGTCCAGCACATCGTGAAGGCGTACGAAGCTTACAGTGGACCCAGACAGTAG
- the ybeY gene encoding rRNA maturation RNase YbeY, with protein sequence MDPDSSRASAAKRRRGAAAHDGGRIRISVTDGRGSSASAPGLAAWLQRVAPRHAPPELTIALVSDARIRALNRKFRRRNAVTDVLSFEPSDLAIATGRARAQARDAGHAYADELKVLALHGLLHLIGYDHDDPADRGRMDRLERRLRAKGGLRESLIERAARARPGQRARRRPTPAR encoded by the coding sequence GTGGACCCAGACAGTAGCCGCGCCTCCGCCGCGAAGCGGCGCCGGGGGGCCGCGGCGCACGACGGCGGGCGGATTCGGATCTCCGTCACGGACGGCCGCGGATCGAGCGCCTCCGCTCCGGGGCTCGCCGCCTGGCTGCAGCGGGTCGCGCCGCGTCACGCGCCGCCGGAGCTCACCATCGCGCTCGTCAGCGACGCCCGGATCCGCGCCCTGAACCGGAAGTTCCGGCGCCGGAACGCGGTCACCGACGTGCTCTCGTTCGAGCCGTCGGATCTCGCGATTGCGACCGGCCGCGCGCGCGCGCAGGCGCGGGACGCCGGCCACGCCTACGCGGACGAGCTCAAGGTCCTCGCCCTGCACGGCCTGCTCCACCTGATCGGTTACGATCACGACGACCCGGCCGACCGGGGGCGGATGGACAGGCTCGAACGCCGGCTGCGCGCGAAGGGTGGACTGCGCGAGAGCCTGATTGAGCGAGCGGCGCGCGCGCGCCCGGGGCAGCGCGCGCGGCGGCGCCCCACGCCTGCACGATGA
- the hisS gene encoding histidine--tRNA ligase, whose protein sequence is MHTGPARGMRDFLPEDVRRRQYVIEVVRRVYERYGFEPLETPALENIETLTGKYGEEGNQLIFKVLRRGEGAASGETDLALRYDLTVPLARVVAEHRARLPRFFKRYQIQPVWRADRPARGRFREFYQCDVDAIGSTAPVVEVEMIAAVSEVLHALGFKDFTVQVNHRALLTAMLDAAGVPAAKHADALIAIDKLDKIGRDKVGDDLVARGLERAAADACLDAFEHVDAFTAMVGRTDAGAAAKRNVDEIIALTDATAARGHIQFTPRLARGLSYYTGAIMEVSVPDLAGSLGGGGRYDGLIGMFSGEQIPACGFSLGLERILVVMAERHMFPPEVQSSGPDVLVTIFDQPLAAESLRLARELRGADLRVELYPEALRRGKDLGKAFKYADARQAAFVAVLGEDELARGEVKIKNLRTGEQQSVPRDVAASTIGPRISDTQ, encoded by the coding sequence ATGCACACCGGCCCAGCGCGCGGCATGCGCGACTTCCTCCCGGAGGACGTCCGCCGCCGCCAGTACGTGATCGAGGTCGTGCGCCGCGTGTACGAGCGCTACGGGTTCGAGCCGCTCGAGACGCCAGCGCTCGAGAACATCGAGACGCTGACGGGCAAGTACGGCGAAGAGGGCAACCAGCTCATATTCAAGGTGCTGCGCCGCGGCGAAGGGGCGGCGAGCGGCGAGACCGATCTCGCGCTGCGCTACGACCTCACCGTCCCGCTCGCCCGCGTCGTCGCCGAGCACCGCGCCCGGCTGCCGCGCTTCTTCAAGCGCTACCAGATCCAGCCGGTGTGGCGCGCCGACCGTCCGGCGCGCGGCCGGTTCCGCGAGTTCTACCAGTGCGACGTGGACGCGATCGGCTCCACCGCGCCGGTGGTCGAGGTCGAGATGATTGCCGCGGTGAGCGAGGTCCTGCACGCGCTGGGGTTCAAGGACTTCACCGTGCAGGTGAACCATCGCGCGCTGCTGACCGCCATGCTCGACGCGGCGGGCGTTCCTGCCGCGAAGCACGCCGACGCGCTGATCGCCATCGACAAGCTGGACAAGATCGGCCGCGACAAGGTGGGGGACGATCTGGTCGCGCGCGGCCTCGAGCGTGCGGCGGCGGACGCATGTCTCGACGCCTTCGAGCACGTCGACGCGTTCACCGCCATGGTGGGGCGGACCGACGCCGGCGCGGCGGCGAAGCGCAACGTCGACGAGATCATCGCGCTCACCGACGCCACCGCGGCGCGCGGCCACATCCAGTTCACGCCGCGGCTGGCGCGCGGCCTGTCGTACTACACCGGCGCGATCATGGAGGTCTCGGTGCCCGATCTCGCCGGCAGTCTCGGCGGCGGCGGACGCTACGACGGGCTCATCGGCATGTTCTCGGGGGAGCAGATCCCCGCCTGCGGCTTCTCGCTGGGCCTGGAGCGGATCCTCGTGGTGATGGCCGAGCGCCACATGTTCCCCCCCGAGGTGCAGTCGTCGGGGCCGGATGTGCTCGTCACGATCTTCGACCAGCCGCTCGCGGCCGAATCGCTGCGGCTGGCGCGCGAGCTGCGCGGGGCGGATTTGCGCGTCGAGCTGTATCCCGAGGCGCTGCGCCGCGGCAAGGATCTCGGCAAGGCCTTCAAATACGCCGACGCGCGTCAGGCGGCGTTCGTCGCGGTGCTGGGGGAGGACGAGCTCGCCCGCGGCGAGGTTAAGATCAAGAATCTGCGCACCGGCGAGCAGCAGTCGGTGCCCAGGGATGTCGCCGCCTCGACCATCGGACCTCGGATATCGGACACTCAATGA
- a CDS encoding hemolysin family protein: MIPLTLFLLAVAAVYVGTIETAFSSLMKLSLRLMAERGRDDRLGYYLDDPIQLFVPARLMLGLIFSLATVLLAVVTGRSGISLASLSTLLACVAVYIILCEHVLPSIIVRKNPEAVLAAILPPFSFVAQLMSPLSGGLVRLLSTARPERAATPQEAADDDQGEVAHAYLEAGEEQGLIEGDERRLLQSIVDFGGTLAREVMTPRPDIVAIQADATVADLRALFREQEYSRFPLFKDNLDNILGVIRVKDLLQLDDAASASQPIMPLARPATFVPETKRVPELLKEFQRRQVQMAIVVDEYGGTAGLVTIEDLLEEIVGEIRDEDDVESDPIVDEGNGSYVFSAKVSFDELRDRLDLETEPEGFETVGGYVLSRVGRVPAVGETLEVDGLSVEVLEAERRRIHKVRIRKASESLIPHP, translated from the coding sequence ATGATCCCGCTGACGCTGTTCCTGCTCGCGGTCGCCGCCGTCTACGTCGGCACGATCGAGACGGCCTTCAGCTCGCTGATGAAGCTGTCGCTGCGCCTGATGGCGGAGCGCGGCCGCGACGACCGGCTCGGCTACTATCTCGACGACCCGATTCAGTTGTTCGTCCCCGCGCGGCTGATGCTCGGGTTGATCTTCTCGCTCGCGACCGTGCTGCTCGCCGTGGTGACCGGCCGCTCCGGCATCAGCCTGGCCTCGCTGTCCACGCTGCTCGCCTGCGTCGCCGTCTACATCATCCTGTGCGAGCACGTGCTCCCGTCCATCATCGTGCGCAAGAACCCGGAAGCGGTGCTCGCCGCGATCCTGCCGCCGTTCAGCTTCGTCGCGCAGCTGATGTCGCCGCTCTCGGGCGGTCTCGTGCGCCTGCTGTCGACCGCGAGGCCGGAGCGCGCCGCGACGCCACAGGAAGCCGCTGACGACGATCAGGGCGAAGTGGCGCACGCCTATCTCGAGGCCGGTGAAGAGCAGGGGCTGATCGAAGGGGACGAGCGGCGGCTCCTGCAGTCGATCGTCGATTTCGGCGGCACGCTGGCTCGCGAAGTCATGACGCCGCGGCCCGACATCGTCGCCATTCAGGCCGACGCCACCGTCGCCGATCTGCGCGCGCTCTTCCGCGAGCAGGAGTACTCGCGGTTCCCGCTGTTCAAGGACAACCTCGACAACATTCTCGGCGTCATCCGCGTCAAGGACCTCCTGCAGCTGGACGACGCCGCGTCGGCGTCGCAGCCAATCATGCCGCTGGCGCGTCCGGCGACCTTCGTCCCCGAGACCAAGCGCGTGCCGGAGCTGCTCAAGGAATTCCAGCGGCGCCAGGTCCAGATGGCGATCGTGGTGGACGAATACGGCGGCACCGCCGGCCTGGTCACGATCGAGGATCTGCTCGAGGAGATCGTCGGCGAGATTCGCGACGAAGACGACGTCGAGTCGGATCCGATCGTCGACGAGGGCAACGGGTCGTACGTGTTCAGCGCGAAAGTCAGCTTCGACGAGCTTCGCGATCGCCTCGATCTGGAGACCGAGCCCGAAGGGTTCGAGACCGTCGGCGGCTACGTCCTGTCCCGCGTCGGCCGCGTCCCGGCGGTCGGCGAGACGCTCGAGGTCGACGGCCTGTCGGTCGAAGTGCTCGAGGCCGAGCGGCGCCGCATTCACAAGGTCCGCATCCGCAAAGCCAGCGAATCCCTCATCCCTCATCCCTGA
- a CDS encoding amidohydrolase, translated as MKRAGLFALMMTVAALAVPMAQNPAPRAATPKLDALKQEAAADVEQRARFAQEMVDQIFSYGELGFQEVETNRYLIDILKKNGFAVTEGVAGVPTAFWATWGSGKPVIALGSDIDGIPQASQKPGVAYHDPLIEGAPGHGEGHNSGQAVNITAAIAVKKIMEREKLPGTIRIWPGTAEELVGTKAYFVRAGLFKDVDVALFTHVDDSLDVSWGARSGTGLVSVQYSFQGETAHAAGSPWRGRSALDAVELMDIGWNFRREHLRLSHRSHSVIVDGGDQPNVVPRTASVWYYFREIDYPNIKQLWETGDTMAKAAAMMAGVELLPSKVLGSAWPQHFNRTVAETTWANIQKVGMPKWSENDQQLARALQKELKNARTPGLNERIGNSLTGPVQNNTGGGSDDIGDVSWNVPTVTLRFPANIPGLPGHNWANAISMATPIAHKGVVAGAKVQAMTMLDLVSRPELVEQAWKYFREVQTKETKYEPLLRPQDQPAIWLNKATMERYRPEMKKYYYDPSRFPSYLDQLGIKYPTVKNPGAQLPTPD; from the coding sequence ATGAAACGAGCTGGCTTGTTCGCCCTGATGATGACGGTGGCGGCGTTGGCCGTCCCGATGGCCCAGAACCCGGCGCCGCGTGCGGCCACTCCGAAGCTGGACGCCCTGAAGCAGGAGGCCGCGGCCGACGTCGAGCAGCGGGCCAGATTCGCGCAGGAGATGGTCGACCAGATCTTCAGCTACGGCGAGCTGGGATTCCAGGAGGTCGAGACCAACCGCTACCTGATCGACATCCTGAAGAAGAACGGGTTCGCGGTGACCGAAGGGGTCGCCGGCGTGCCGACGGCGTTCTGGGCCACGTGGGGATCCGGCAAGCCGGTGATCGCGCTGGGCTCCGACATCGACGGCATTCCGCAGGCGTCGCAGAAGCCGGGCGTGGCGTATCACGATCCGCTGATCGAAGGGGCGCCCGGCCATGGCGAGGGGCACAACTCGGGGCAGGCGGTGAACATCACCGCGGCGATCGCGGTGAAGAAGATCATGGAGCGCGAGAAGCTCCCGGGCACGATCCGCATCTGGCCCGGCACCGCCGAGGAGCTGGTCGGGACGAAGGCGTACTTCGTCCGCGCCGGCCTGTTCAAGGACGTCGACGTCGCGCTGTTCACGCACGTGGACGACTCGCTCGACGTGTCGTGGGGCGCGCGCTCGGGCACCGGCCTGGTGTCGGTCCAGTACTCGTTCCAGGGAGAGACGGCGCACGCGGCGGGCTCTCCCTGGCGCGGCCGCAGCGCGCTCGACGCGGTGGAGCTGATGGACATCGGCTGGAATTTCCGCCGCGAGCACCTGCGCCTCAGCCACCGCTCGCACAGCGTGATCGTCGACGGCGGCGATCAGCCGAACGTCGTCCCGCGGACCGCGTCGGTCTGGTACTACTTCCGCGAGATCGATTATCCGAACATCAAGCAGCTGTGGGAGACCGGCGACACGATGGCCAAGGCGGCGGCGATGATGGCGGGGGTCGAGCTGCTGCCGTCGAAGGTGCTCGGCAGCGCCTGGCCGCAGCACTTCAACCGCACGGTTGCGGAAACCACCTGGGCCAACATCCAGAAGGTCGGGATGCCGAAGTGGAGCGAGAACGATCAGCAGCTCGCGCGCGCGCTGCAGAAGGAGCTGAAGAACGCGCGAACCCCCGGGCTCAACGAGCGGATCGGCAACAGCCTCACCGGTCCGGTCCAGAACAACACCGGCGGCGGATCCGACGACATCGGCGACGTGTCGTGGAACGTGCCGACGGTGACGCTGCGCTTCCCCGCGAACATCCCCGGCCTCCCCGGCCACAACTGGGCGAACGCGATCTCGATGGCGACGCCGATCGCGCACAAGGGGGTCGTCGCCGGCGCCAAGGTCCAGGCGATGACGATGCTCGATCTGGTGTCGCGCCCCGAGCTGGTCGAGCAGGCGTGGAAGTACTTCCGCGAAGTGCAGACGAAGGAGACGAAGTACGAACCCCTGCTGCGCCCGCAGGACCAGCCCGCGATCTGGCTGAACAAGGCCACGATGGAGCGCTATCGGCCGGAGATGAAGAAGTATTACTACGACCCCTCGCGCTTCCCGAGCTATCTCGATCAGCTCGGAATCAAGTACCCGACAGTGAAGAATCCCGGCGCCCAACTCCCGACGCCCGACTGA